Genomic DNA from Comamonas antarctica:
CGTGAGCGCGCACAACCGCTACAGCGTCAACAACCACCTGACGAAGTACGCCGGACTGGTCTACGACCTGAACGACCAGCACGCCGTCTACGCCAGCTATACCGATATCTTCAAGCCGCAGAACTACCGCGATGCGAACGACCGGCTGCTCGATCCGGTGGAGGGGCACAACTGGGAAGTCGGTCTCAAGGGCGAGTACTTCGACGGCACGCTCAATGCCTCGGCCGCCGTGTTCCGCATGGACCAGAAGAACCGTGCCTTCCGCAGCACCGACCAGACCCAGTGCGCGAACTATCCCACCGTGACCTGCTATACCGCCGCCGGCGAGGTGCGCAGCCAAGGCGTGGAGTTCGAGCTGCAGGGCGCCATCACACCGAACTGGCAGGTGGGCGCGGGCTACACGGTGGCCATCGCGCGCTTCCGCCAGGATGCGACCGCCAGCAATGTGGGCGCGCTGTTCGACACCGACACGCCGCGCCACCTGTTCAAGCTGTCGACCATGTACCGCCTGTCCGGCGACTGGCAGCGCTGGCGCATCGGCGGCTCGGTGTACCGCCAGGACTTCATCTACAACCAGGGCACCGGCAGCGGCGTTCCCTTCGACATCACGCAGGGCGCCTACGCCCTGGCCGACCTGGTGCTGGGCTGGCAGGCCACGCCGCAGCTCGACGTGCGCCTCAACGTCAACAACCTGTTCGACAGGAAGTACTACAACGCCTTGTCCGGCACCGTGGGCTTTCCCAGCAACGTCTATGGCGAGCCGCGCAATGTGATGCTGTCGGCGCGCTACCGGTTCTGAGGCGCGGCGGCATGCGTGGCGCACTGGTCGTGCTGCACCGCTGGTGCGGCCTGTTCATCGCTGGATTCCTGATCGTTGCCGGCTTGACCGGCGCGGTGATCGCCTGGAACCACGAGCTTGACGAATGGGCCAATCCCCGGCTCTTCAAGGCCGACTCCGGTGCGGCGCAGGGCGCGCTGGCGCCCTTGGAACTGGCGCGCCGCGCCGAGGCGGCCGATCCGCGGCTGCGGGTCAGTTTCGTGCCGCTGGCGCTGGAGACAGGCCATACGGCGATGCTGGGCGTTGCCGCGCGCATCGACCCGGCCACCGGCGCGCCCTACGCGCTCGGCTTCAACCAGCTGGCAATCGACCCGGCCACCGGCGAGGTGCAGGGGCGCCGGCAGTGGGGAGATATCTCCCTTTCGCGCGAAAACCTGCTGCCCTTTCTCTACAAGCTGCACTACACCATGCACATTCCCAAGGGCTGGGGCATCGACTTCGGCGTGTGGCTGATGGGCGTGGTCTCGGCGGTGTGGATCGTCGACTGCTTTGTGGCGCTGTGGATTGCGTTTCCCAGCGCGCGCAGCTGGCGCAAGTCGCTGAGCTTCAGGCTGCGCCAGGGCGGCGCCAAGCTCAATTTCGACATCCACCGTTCGGGCGGCGCGTGGGTATGGGGCCTGCTGCTGATGCTGGCCGTGACCTCGGTGTCGCTGAACCTGGCAACCCAGGTGATGCGGCCCCTGGTGTCGGCGCTTTCGCCGCTTGCTCCCTCGCCATTCCAGTTGCGCGAGGGCAGCCGCGCGCGGGAGCTGGCCGATCCGCGGCTGGACCGAAGCCAGGCCATTGCGCTGGCCGAGGCCGAGGGCCGGCGCCGCGGCTGGAGCGCTCCGGCTGGGTCCATTTTCTATGCACAGCGCTTCGGCATCTACGGCGTGGCGTTCTTCACGCCGCAAAACGACCGGGATGACGACGGCATCGGCAACGAGGTCCTTTACCTCGACGGCGACACCGGTGCCGTGGTCGGCGACAAGGTGCCGGGCCAGGGCTCCATGGGCGATGTCTTCATGCAGCTCCAGCTGCCGCTGCACTCGGGCCGGATACTGGGCACGCCGGGGCGGGTACTGATGTCGTTCATGGGCGTCTTCGTCGCCGCTTTGAGTGTGACCGGGCTGGTGATCTGGGTGCGCAAGCGCCGCGCCCGCAGGGTGCGCCAGTTGCGCTTGCAGGCGTAGCCTGCAGGGCGCCTCGCGCCGCAGGCATGGCGCGCTGGCGCCATGGCGTAAAATCCGCCCCGATCACAGGTGTTCCCTGGCGCTTCGCGCCTGGAATGAAACGGGAAGCAGGTGCGTGGCTCCGCCACCAGTCCTGCACTGCACCCGCAACGGTAATCAGAGAGTCCGGATGCAAGCCCTTCCACACGGAAGCGGCGGCCACTGCGCAAGCGGGAAGGCGTATCCGGGCTTCGCCCCTGGAATGGCGAGCTCTGCGAGTCCGGAGACCGGCCTGGTGTGAACAAGGCGCAGCGGGAGTGCAGCGGCCTGGTGGATGGCTGCGCCCGCAGCCGCCCGGCCTGTCCCACCCCTCTGCACGACGCATTCATCCGGCCCGGGAATCGGCCGGACTGACCATGGATTGGCATGCAGCAAGCAACGCGCTATCTGTCCGCGAGGGCAGGGGAAAGCCGCACCCGCGGCGGGCTGCCGCATGGCTTGGCGCAGCCATCGCGGGCACGCTCCCATGGCTGATCCGATCCAGGTGCAGGGCTGGTGCCCGACCGCATGGCAGCCGATGCGCGCGCAGGACGGCTGGATATTGCGCGTGCGCCCGCATTGCGCGGCGATCAGCGCGGCGCAGTGGCGCGTGCTGGCGCAGCTGGCGCTGGCGCATGCCCATCCCGCAATCGAACTGACGCGGCTGGGCAATGTGCAGCTGCGCGGCGTGGACGAGGCGCAGGTGCATGCCTTGCGCCGGCATCTGATCGAGGCCGCACTGGTGCCGGCCGATGCCGATGCGGATCTCGCGCCTGCGGTGCATTGCACGCCGCTGTACCAGGCGGGCGATGCGACCCACGCCTTGGCGCGGCAGTTGTCCGCAGCGGTCCTCGCCTGCCTGAACCCGCAGGCGCTGGCGCGCCAGCGCCTGGCGGCGCTGCCCAGCAAGTTCGGCCTGCTGGTCGATGACCCGGCGCGGCGCATGCGCGCCATCGGTGCGGACCTGCAGCTGTGGGTGGCCGACGGTGGCTATGGACTGGCGCTGGCCGATGCGGCGCATTGGCATGGTTTTGCGTCTGCCGATGCGGCCGTGGACGCCGCGATGGGGATCGCGCTCTGGTTTGCGCGTGAACGGGCGGGCTTGGCGCCCGCGCCCACGCGCCTGCGCGGCCTGCCCGCGCATCGCGCGCCGCCATTGCCGCCCGCGCAGCCATGGTCCATCCGCCCGGCCGAGCCGCTTGGCCCCGGCCC
This window encodes:
- a CDS encoding nitrite reductase, producing the protein MADPIQVQGWCPTAWQPMRAQDGWILRVRPHCAAISAAQWRVLAQLALAHAHPAIELTRLGNVQLRGVDEAQVHALRRHLIEAALVPADADADLAPAVHCTPLYQAGDATHALARQLSAAVLACLNPQALARQRLAALPSKFGLLVDDPARRMRAIGADLQLWVADGGYGLALADAAHWHGFASADAAVDAAMGIALWFARERAGLAPAPTRLRGLPAHRAPPLPPAQPWSIRPAEPLGPGPLPGHGTLIGAPLGRIDAAALLALATQLSPAAEIRVTPWRSLLLEGEAPPALDAVHWIIEPADARLRVSACTGAPRCAQGHVPAQTLALALAGAVPPHRHLHVSGCAKCCALSADAAAVVVASRGATGQPLLHICRADAPGTPIHSLAATEAPAQITRRLHDLYL
- a CDS encoding PepSY-associated TM helix domain-containing protein — encoded protein: MRGALVVLHRWCGLFIAGFLIVAGLTGAVIAWNHELDEWANPRLFKADSGAAQGALAPLELARRAEAADPRLRVSFVPLALETGHTAMLGVAARIDPATGAPYALGFNQLAIDPATGEVQGRRQWGDISLSRENLLPFLYKLHYTMHIPKGWGIDFGVWLMGVVSAVWIVDCFVALWIAFPSARSWRKSLSFRLRQGGAKLNFDIHRSGGAWVWGLLLMLAVTSVSLNLATQVMRPLVSALSPLAPSPFQLREGSRARELADPRLDRSQAIALAEAEGRRRGWSAPAGSIFYAQRFGIYGVAFFTPQNDRDDDGIGNEVLYLDGDTGAVVGDKVPGQGSMGDVFMQLQLPLHSGRILGTPGRVLMSFMGVFVAALSVTGLVIWVRKRRARRVRQLRLQA